The Bdellovibrionales bacterium DNA segment CCCTTTCGATTTCGATTTTCTCCGCGCCCGCTTTGGCTGCTTTCTCTGCCGCTGCTGCCATGTTGTCGTAATTACCGAAAGCGCCGATCTGTTTGCCATCCACTTTCACGGCCATCAAGTCCTTGGCCTTCGGTGGTTCTTTTTCCGGTTCTTCCGGCTTCTTCTCGCCGTCGGCTTTATACGTGAAGTTCTTGCCGTAATTCGATGGGATGAAATAGCCGGAATGGGTACGATACCATCCATCATGTACCTCGTAAATATTCCGCTCCGTCCCTTTCTTATGCTTGCGCATGACCTTCGAATCGGTTGACGCTTCGGCGTACTCTGGAACGTCATCGACCTTCATTGTAGCGACCCCGTGACGTTCACCAGGTTCGAACGGTTTCGGTTTGTCTGCCGCTTCAAGACCCGCATAGGCCGCGATGCCGTCCGCTGTCGCTTTGGCGAGTTTTTGTAGGTTAGCATCCTGTTTCAAGCGGGCAGCGTCGTTCTTGTTGACGATGAACCCAAATTCCGGCAAGCATGAAGCTACAGGAAGCCCCTCGCGCACCATGTGGAAATTCGCCGCCTTCATGCCGCGGTTTGTCGGGAACACTTTCGTTGCTGCTACGCGTGCGTGAATGGCTTTCTGTAGTCGGCCGCTTGGGCTCGTCACGCCTTGCGAGTTGTGACGATAGTCTTCATAACCGTTCGCGAGCGCGTTCGCTGCGCTGTTGATGTGTACTGACACGATGACGTTAGCCCCGAACGCTTTAGCGGCGTTCGTGCGCTGAATCAATGACAGGGTACTATCACCACGTCGAGAAAGCGCGACGACCGCGCCTTTATAGTCTTCGAGTAGATACTTTTCGATTAACTTAGCAATCCGTAACGTCAATGCCTTTTCTTGCAACCCGTTACCGACTGCCCCGCTGTCCGTTCCGCCGTGTCCTGCGTCAATAAAGATACGTGCCATGTGTAACACTCCTTTTTATTTAAACATGCCAACTATGAATTCTTGATACGCGATGATACCGCCGACGATTGTACCGATCAACCCGAACAATCCTATCATGACGTCTTTAAACACTTGCAACCGCGTTCGTTTCGTTTCCTCATTCCGTTCGGCCGCTGCGGTTTCACTGTCGCGTTCGCGCTGTATCAACTGTTCTAAAAACTGCCTGCTTTCACGTTCTTGTTGCCGCGACTCGCGAAACTCTTTCAAGACCGTGTTTTCTAGATCGACGCTATCCCGCCGGATTTCTTCGAAAGCCATTTCATGCTTCTCAAGAAGTCGAGAAAGCGTATCGAACCGGCGTTCTGTTTCTAGTTTTTCGCTTTCGATTGCTCGTAACCTGTCCTCATGATCGTCTATCCGTTCCCGGTCGTTCCTCATGAGCTCATTCAAATGATTGTAGTAAATACTTTCCACCGTGACGACCTCCCCGCCTTTTAGAATCGGGGCGTTTGATTCATTACTTTCCACAGTCGTTCAGTCCCGCCGATCGTAATCGTTTACGAACGCCTTCGCGATATTTTTCCGGGATGTCCGATACACAAATCGAAAAGTAACGTACACGCCCATACCAATATAGTTCCATATTTTAATACCCTCTTTCCCTATTGTATTTACCTTATTATTCTAACAAACATTTATAGGGAAAAATATAAAACTATCGGTATAATTCACCATCTAGGCGAGAAGTCCTAATTTCTAGCGCCTTCTTCACTCCGCGAATCGGCTCGCCTATTTCGACGTCGATTTTAAATCCTTCGCCCGTGTAACTTTCGTGAACCATAGTTATCTGGGCGTCCGCTGTTAGCCCTACCTTCGTGTTTAAGGCCGTCACGACGTCTCCTAAGTCCCAATCCTCTAGATAGCGGAACGCGCCGAATGTACCGCTAATTATGCCGTTCTCGAACGTCTGTATCGGGGCGACTTCCTCTAGCTTTTCACGGGCTCGAGCGCGCAACGTGCTTTCGAGCTCACCGCTCGGGACGTTCTCGCTTTGGATGTCGCGGGCGTCCACAAAATATTCACGTCGTTCCAACCCTGCGAACGTTCCTAAATTTTCCTCATACACGACTCGATTCACGCCCGCACCCTCACCGGCGATCACGGCCACGTTCTTGTAACTCGAAAAGTCTTCGATATAATCCGTTTCCTCTAGGTTGTCGAATTGGTCGGAAAAGATAACGGACGGGTTGACGCTTTGGCTGCTCACGCGGTTGATACCCTTCACGTATTTAAAGCGTAGGTTTTTGCCGTCGCGATACAAGCGCCACCCGCTGCTGTCCGCCGTCGCGATTTCTTCGAGCTCGGTCGCCAGGTTCTTATATCGCGCCTGTCGTCGTAAGTTCGCGCCTTGCGTGACTTCATCGACAATCAAGAACGGGAAACGACGGGACACCGCCGCGTCGCTCCCTGCTGATTCTTTGACGTAGTTCTGCATGATCGTACTCGCTTGACCAATTTCGACGTTATACGAATATCCTGCCGTCGGGAAAATGAGACGCCGTTCGAATATACCTTTGGCTTCCATGCCCTTAATCGTGAACATTCCATCGCCGTCACCATCTTCGGTGTATTGTTTGTACTCGACGATGCCGATCACGTCCGTCCGGTCATCGACTTCGATGAACATATCTTTTCGAATGATGTCTGCATATGGCGCGCCGTAACTCATTTTTAACTCGAAATCACCAATCCCACGGTGTGAGCGCGTGAACGTCAATGACTCATAGGCCGATAGGTTGGCGACAAAGTTTAAATTCGAATCGAATAGCTTGATCGGCACTTTATTCATGCGGTTCGCCTTCTAACAGTTTCGCTTCTTCCGCTTCCATCCGTTTGAGAAGTTTCGGGAAGTTCTCATGAAGGCGACGGCGTTCGGCGTCCTTCCATTCCCCATCAACAAACTGCGGTTTGAAACAAGGTTCTTCCCATCGCTTGAGCGTAGAGTTTACAGGCGCTTCGACACCTTCGATCACTTCGCTTGTTCCGATGAAAAACCCTTCATCGTCGTAAATCAGATATTCTTTAATGACTTCCATTTTATTCACCTCTTATCGAATCGGATTTAATAGGAATTCGTCATATACCGTAACGCTCATGTTTGCGCTGACGCTTGTGAGCACTTGTAACGCCCCGGTTGATGTGATCGCGAATTGTACACGGTCATTCGTGTTTGAAATGATTGGGGCGATGTAGGTTAAACCGGATGGACGTGCAGGCGTTGCGAGCGTTGCGATTGTCGTCCCTGCGCTCATTCCCGACGGTAACGCTATGACCGCTTCGATTCGTACTTTATCACCCTGTACCGCATAGCGGGCGTCACCGGATGCTGTAGCCCCGCCGACGAACGTAAAATCATACACCAACCGCTTACCGCTGTACGTCGTTACCCACTCCGACCACACACCCGAAACCGATGACCGCTGAAAAACTGCGTTTCGCGCTGCTGAACCCGCGAAAATTTCTGTCACTCGCTGCAAAACACGACCGTTAGGCGTTCGGAACACTTCGAGAATCGCTGTTTCTGCGCTCGGGTTGTTTGTGAAGTTGCCAGGCACTTCTAAGAAGTGAAGTCCGGGCATGTTGATGTTGTTCAAATTCGAGCTCGGTACGTTTCCGTTGGCGAATCCGACTGATTGCGCGGCCATCGAATATTGTCGTAAATCCGTGACCGTCACGCCGGCCATGCTTGAAGCGCCCGACGGGACATAGAATTGATACAGTGCAAGCTCAAAAACGTCGCCCGATGTTGATAGGGTAGGCGCTACCGGGCTCGCCGCTGCCGTCCCTTGTTTGATTGCAAGCGAAACCTTTCGTTCTCCTGCCGTCTTATTGAGTCGCAACACAATCACGTCGATTCGGTTCTGACCACCGGACGCCGGTGAAAGGAAGAACGTTTCTGCCCCTACGTTGTTATGGAAATAGCCGTTAATCATGGCTGCGCCCGTTCCGATTGTGAAAGAAAGGCCGGACGCTGCCCCGTAATCGTAATCATTCGCATCGAGCACCATAATTCCGGTAGGCGCTGCATAATTGTAGAATCGCGCGAGCTCGTCCGCCCCATATAGGCGATCACCGGCCACGCTGTTAAAGAATCCGCTGTACTGTGCCACTTAAAACACTCCCTTTTAGAAACTGATGTACTGCCGCTTGTAATTAATATACACCGTCGTCGAGTCCTGCGCGTTCACTTTTATCTCATTCGCTCCTGTCGCTAACTGGAACAAACGGGATGCCGGGTCGAGAAAATGGAATCCGTTCGATGTATTGTTCTCGTCGTCGATGAACGTCACCCGCTGCGCGCTTGGCATCGTGTCAATGAATAGCCGATCTGTCGGCGCTAACGCCTTCGTGATAATGATGTCCTCACCTGTCGTTAGGTTCGATATCGTGAGCGGTGGGGCGAACCCGCCTGTCACTTCGATTCGTAACGGCGTATCGACGTCGCCGCCGTTCGTAATTGTCCCCGAATCCCCACGAATACCGATTTCATAAGGCATTTCTAGCGGTAATTCGTAGGTATCGACCCACGTTTGAAGTTCTTCGGTCGTAATCGACTGATCTAGCCAGTACGGGTTGTTCGCCACCATCGACACCG contains these protein-coding regions:
- a CDS encoding N-acetylmuramoyl-L-alanine amidase, with protein sequence MARIFIDAGHGGTDSGAVGNGLQEKALTLRIAKLIEKYLLEDYKGAVVALSRRGDSTLSLIQRTNAAKAFGANVIVSVHINSAANALANGYEDYRHNSQGVTSPSGRLQKAIHARVAATKVFPTNRGMKAANFHMVREGLPVASCLPEFGFIVNKNDAARLKQDANLQKLAKATADGIAAYAGLEAADKPKPFEPGERHGVATMKVDDVPEYAEASTDSKVMRKHKKGTERNIYEVHDGWYRTHSGYFIPSNYGKNFTYKADGEKKPEEPEKEPPKAKDLMAVKVDGKQIGAFGNYDNMAAAAEKAAKAGAEKIEIERV
- a CDS encoding siphovirus ReqiPepy6 Gp37-like family protein, whose amino-acid sequence is MNKVPIKLFDSNLNFVANLSAYESLTFTRSHRGIGDFELKMSYGAPYADIIRKDMFIEVDDRTDVIGIVEYKQYTEDGDGDGMFTIKGMEAKGIFERRLIFPTAGYSYNVEIGQASTIMQNYVKESAGSDAAVSRRFPFLIVDEVTQGANLRRQARYKNLATELEEIATADSSGWRLYRDGKNLRFKYVKGINRVSSQSVNPSVIFSDQFDNLEETDYIEDFSSYKNVAVIAGEGAGVNRVVYEENLGTFAGLERREYFVDARDIQSENVPSGELESTLRARAREKLEEVAPIQTFENGIISGTFGAFRYLEDWDLGDVVTALNTKVGLTADAQITMVHESYTGEGFKIDVEIGEPIRGVKKALEIRTSRLDGELYR
- a CDS encoding phage tail family protein, which encodes MPLFYQNFNGERIRFDADGNYRLLNVEGLGGLEWESRTARSPFQDGRTFIETVAKPREIELTFGIFGDTNEEVSGYFSDISRIMSPKLGEGLLEFDYGGKVRGINVIVEQSPVYLTGDDNRTKGYIRSTVSMVANNPYWLDQSITTEELQTWVDTYELPLEMPYEIGIRGDSGTITNGGDVDTPLRIEVTGGFAPPLTISNLTTGEDIIITKALAPTDRLFIDTMPSAQRVTFIDDENNTSNGFHFLDPASRLFQLATGANEIKVNAQDSTTVYINYKRQYISF